From the Thamnophis elegans isolate rThaEle1 chromosome 11, rThaEle1.pri, whole genome shotgun sequence genome, one window contains:
- the DARS2 gene encoding LOW QUALITY PROTEIN: aspartate--tRNA ligase, mitochondrial (The sequence of the model RefSeq protein was modified relative to this genomic sequence to represent the inferred CDS: inserted 4 bases in 4 codons) produces the protein MRRLHVLYGALKLLFPGGRAKPWSRLPSCRWASFRKDATLPDVNSFVARSKTCGELRSAHIGQEVTLCGWIQYKRHEQFVVLRDFQGLTQILIPQDEAASHLRKLFSDAPVESVVRVTGIVIPRPPGQENPKMQTGDIEIKAETAEVLNYCKKLPFEVKDFAKKTEALRMKYRYLDLRSIQMQYNLRXRSQVVMRMREYLCNHYDFVDIETPTLFKXTPGGAKEFVVPSREAGKFYSLPQSPQQFKQLLMVGGLDRYFQVARCYRDEGSXPDRQPEFSQIDIEMSFVDQDGILALIEGMLQYSWPKEKGLIKIPFPSITYDEALSIYGTDKPDTRFGMKIIDVSHILRNVDVGFLQKSLSEPYATAKAXCIPQGAKEVKRQRLESLKELSKSQFNQCSALGKLRLKSAELLEAKGLLLRDPSAFHFLWVVEFPLFLPKEENPEELEAAHHPFTAPHPLDEHLLYSDPRQVRGQHYDLVLNGNEIGGGSIRIHNAKQQRFILETVLKENTELLHHLLEALECGAPPHGGIALGLDRLICLLVGGSSIRDVIAFPKSFKGRDLMSNAPDYVDPQELEPYHVQVTWPLTEAKARTN, from the exons ATGCGCCGACTACATGTCCTTTATGGTGCCCTGAAGCTGTTATTTCCCGGGGGAAGAGCGAAGCCGTGGAGCAGGCTTCCTTCTTGCAGATGGGCGTCGTTCAGAAAGGATGCGACCCTCCCAG ATGTCAATAGCTTTGTTGCCCGGTCCAAAACTTGTGGGGAGTTGCGATCAGCTCATATAGGTCAAGAAGTCACTCTGTGTGGATGGATTCAATATAAGAg ACATGAACAGTTTGTAGTTTTGAGAGATTTCCAAGGACTAACACAAATACTCATACCTCAGGATGAG GCTGCTTCCCATTTGAGGAAGCTCTTTTCTGATGCTCCAGTTGAGTCTGTTGTGCGAGTTACTGGGATTGTTATTCCCCGGCCTCCTGGACAGGAAAACCCT AAGATGCAAACTGGAGATATTGAAATAAAAGCAGAAACTGCAGAGGTTCTGAACTACTGTAAGAAACTACCATTTGAAGTAAAAGATTTCGCCAAG AAAACTGAAGCACTGCGAATGAAGTATCGTTATTTGGACTTAAGAAGTATTCAGATGCAGTATAATCTCC TGAGATCCCAGGTGGTGATGAGAATGCGAGAGTATCTCTGTAATCATTATG ATTTTGTGGATATAGAAACGCCAACACTATTTA AAACACCAGGA GGTGCAAAAGAATTCGTGGTGCCTTCCCGGGAAGCTGGAAAGTTCTACTCACTTCCTCAGAGTCCTCAGCAGTTTAAACAACTCCTAATGGTAGGAGGTCTGGACAG GTATTTCCAAGTTGCCCGCTGCTACCGAGATGAAGGTT AACCAGACAGACAGCCGGAATTCAGTCag ATAGATATTGAAATGTCATTTGTGGACCAAGATGGAATTCTGGCTTTAATCGAGGGCATGCTGCAGTATTCCTGGCCTAAGGAAAAGGGCCTTATCAAAATACCCTTTCCATCAATCACCTATGATGAGGCGCTATCCATTTATGGGACTGATAAACCTGATACTCGTTTTGGAATGAAG ATCATTGATGTAAGTCACATTCTCAGGAATGTAGATGTTGGCTTTTTGCAGAAGTCTCTTAGTGAGCCCTACGCTACAGCGAAAG ATTGCATTCCCCAGGGAGCG AAAGAAGTAAAAAGGCaaag ATTGGAGTCCTTAAAAGAATTATCAAAATCCCAATTTAATCAG TGCTCTGCATTAGGAAAGCTACGCTTGAAGAGTGCTGAACTTCTGGAAGCCAAAGGCCTGTTACTTCGTGATCCTTCTGCCTTTCACTTCCTCTGGGTGGTAGAATTCCCACTTTTCCTCCCAAAAGAAGAAAATCCCGAAGAATTAGAAGCTGCTCATCATCCTTTCACTGCTCCACATCCTTTGGACGAGCATCTTCTCTACTCAGATCCCAGACAG GTTAGAGGTCAGCATTATGATCTGGTATTGAATGGTAATGAGATTGGAGGTGGCTCTATTCGAATCCATAATGCGAAGCAGCAGCGTTTCATACTTGAGACAGTTTTGAAG GAGAACACTGAGCTGCTTCATCACCTCCTTGAAGCTCTGGAGTGTGGTGCACCCCCACATGGAGGAATTGCACTAG GGCTTGACAGACTCATTTGCCTTCTAGTTGGAGGTTCGAGTATTCGGGATGTCATTGCTTTCCCTAAATCTTTCAAGGGAAGAGATTTGATGAGCAATGCTCCAGATTATGTCGACCCACAAGAACTTGAGCCGTATCATGTGCAGGTTACATGGCCCTTGACAGAAGCTAAAGCTAGGACTAACTGA